In the genome of Paroceanicella profunda, one region contains:
- a CDS encoding oxidoreductase, which translates to MNPIRRQLVWLAGTALLLPAMLAGSVAAADPLPIPDGPPLLTIEGNISNTNVGDTAQFDRAMLESIGMVSFTTTTPWFTGETTFEGVPMAKLLDLVGAEGTRIEAVALNDYRTEVPIADFAKYGTILALKRDGAYMPIRDKGPLFIVYDYDSASELQSQDFYSRSVWQLARIVVK; encoded by the coding sequence ATGAATCCGATCAGAAGACAGCTGGTATGGCTTGCCGGAACAGCCCTTCTCCTGCCCGCAATGCTTGCGGGAAGCGTCGCCGCCGCTGACCCGCTGCCGATTCCGGACGGTCCGCCACTGCTGACCATCGAAGGCAACATTTCCAACACGAACGTCGGCGACACCGCGCAGTTCGACCGCGCGATGCTCGAAAGCATCGGCATGGTGTCCTTCACGACGACCACGCCCTGGTTCACCGGCGAGACCACGTTCGAGGGCGTTCCGATGGCGAAGCTGCTCGACCTCGTGGGGGCCGAAGGCACCAGGATCGAGGCCGTGGCGCTGAACGATTATCGGACGGAAGTTCCGATAGCAGATTTTGCCAAGTACGGAACTATTCTCGCGCTCAAGCGCGATGGCGCCTACATGCCGATCCGCGACAAGGGCCCCCTGTTCATCGTGTACGATTACGACAGCGCGTCTGAACTGCAGTCCCAGGACTTTTATTCGCGATCAGTCTGGCAGCTGGCCCGAATCGTCGTGAAATAA
- a CDS encoding 6-pyruvoyl trahydropterin synthase family protein has product MTALIETYKQFTFEAAHQLPPYSGLHGHSFKVSVHISGSPDAKFGWAANLYELERHVEALRLQLDHSYLNDIDGLEDPSLENIAAWIWARLRPDIEGMTHVTLSRGIDGQAEGCVYRA; this is encoded by the coding sequence GTGACCGCACTTATCGAAACCTACAAGCAATTTACCTTCGAAGCAGCGCATCAGCTTCCGCCGTATTCCGGGCTCCACGGGCACTCTTTCAAGGTCAGCGTCCATATCTCCGGGTCGCCTGATGCAAAGTTCGGCTGGGCCGCCAACCTGTATGAACTGGAGCGCCATGTCGAGGCGCTGCGCCTGCAGCTCGACCATTCCTACCTCAACGACATCGACGGGCTGGAAGACCCCTCGCTGGAAAATATCGCCGCCTGGATCTGGGCCCGCCTGCGTCCCGACATCGAGGGGATGACCCATGTCACCCTCAGCCGCGGCATCGACGGCCAGGCCGAGGGCTGCGTCTACCGCGCCTGA
- a CDS encoding acyl-CoA dehydrogenase family protein, producing MDFALPPEIDALRTRVRDIVETRIIPLEADPAARDAHENIAEDALQRLRAEVKAAGLWSPQMPKARGGLGLGPVGMAALYEEMNRSIFGPVCFNCAAPDDGNMMLLEKVGTEAQKARWLQPIVDGTVRSAFVMTEPAPGSGSDPAGMMRTTAEKRGDRWVVNGHKWFITGAGVAAHFLLVARTSDDPRRGLTCFLFHRDDPGWEIVRRIPIMGPEEHGGHCELVFEGLEIPDENRLMGVGEGLKATQIRLGTARLTHCMRWLGLARRALEIGEAHVRERIAFGAPLSAHESVQTLLGEAAMQIEIGRLLTMKAAWKLEQGDFARKEVSMAKIVVADALQQAVDTAIQLNGAKGYSTDTPLEWMYRYARQARLVDGASEVHKMVLSRFLAKEGRDFWGWGA from the coding sequence GTGGATTTCGCCCTCCCGCCCGAGATCGATGCCCTGCGCACCCGCGTGCGCGACATCGTCGAGACCCGGATCATCCCGCTGGAAGCCGACCCTGCCGCGCGCGACGCGCATGAGAACATTGCGGAGGACGCCCTGCAGCGCCTGCGCGCCGAGGTGAAGGCGGCCGGGCTCTGGTCGCCGCAGATGCCGAAGGCGCGCGGCGGGCTGGGGCTGGGCCCGGTCGGCATGGCCGCGCTTTACGAGGAGATGAACCGCTCGATCTTCGGCCCGGTCTGCTTCAACTGCGCCGCGCCGGACGACGGCAACATGATGCTGCTGGAAAAGGTGGGGACCGAGGCGCAGAAGGCGCGGTGGCTGCAGCCCATCGTGGACGGCACGGTGCGCAGCGCCTTCGTGATGACCGAGCCCGCGCCCGGCTCCGGCTCCGACCCCGCCGGGATGATGCGCACCACCGCCGAGAAGCGCGGCGACCGCTGGGTGGTGAACGGCCACAAGTGGTTCATCACCGGGGCCGGGGTGGCGGCGCATTTCCTGCTCGTCGCCCGCACCTCGGACGACCCGCGCCGGGGCCTCACCTGCTTCCTGTTCCACCGTGACGACCCGGGGTGGGAGATCGTCCGTCGCATCCCGATCATGGGGCCGGAGGAGCATGGCGGGCATTGCGAGCTCGTCTTCGAGGGGCTGGAGATCCCGGACGAGAACCGGCTGATGGGCGTGGGCGAGGGGCTGAAGGCCACGCAGATCCGGCTCGGCACCGCCCGGCTCACCCATTGCATGCGCTGGCTGGGGCTCGCGCGCCGGGCGCTGGAGATCGGCGAGGCGCATGTGCGCGAGCGCATCGCCTTCGGCGCGCCCCTCTCCGCGCATGAGAGCGTGCAGACCCTGCTGGGCGAGGCGGCGATGCAGATCGAGATCGGCCGGCTGCTCACCATGAAGGCGGCCTGGAAGCTCGAGCAGGGGGATTTCGCCCGCAAGGAGGTGAGCATGGCCAAGATCGTGGTGGCCGACGCGCTGCAGCAGGCGGTGGACACCGCCATCCAGCTCAACGGCGCGAAGGGCTATTCCACCGACACGCCGCTGGAGTGGATGTACCGCTACGCCCGCCAGGCCCGGCTGGTGGACGGCGCCTCGGAGGTGCACAAGATGGTGCTGTCGCGCTTCCTCGCGAAGGAAGGGCGGGACTTCTGGGGCTGGGGCGCCTGA
- a CDS encoding DUF6285 domain-containing protein, producing MRDAPGAADLIATALESFRADILPGLDGQGRYRGLMVANALAIALRQIEAGDAPLEAGRARLAAIYPGEVSGPARLAADIRAGTFDPGRPGHAAVAAHLRALARDKAAESAPRALDRPGPET from the coding sequence ATGCGTGACGCACCCGGGGCCGCGGACCTGATCGCCACCGCGCTGGAGAGTTTCCGCGCCGACATCCTGCCGGGGCTGGACGGCCAGGGCCGGTACCGCGGGCTGATGGTGGCGAACGCGCTCGCCATCGCCCTGCGCCAGATCGAGGCCGGCGACGCCCCGCTGGAGGCCGGGCGCGCCCGGCTGGCGGCGATCTATCCCGGTGAGGTGTCCGGCCCGGCGCGCCTTGCCGCCGACATCCGCGCCGGAACCTTCGATCCGGGCAGGCCCGGGCATGCCGCCGTGGCCGCCCATCTGCGCGCGCTGGCGCGTGACAAGGCCGCGGAGAGCGCCCCGCGCGCGCTCGACCGCCCCGGGCCGGAGACCTGA
- a CDS encoding SDR family NAD(P)-dependent oxidoreductase: MTYTISLEGRTALVTGASGGLGRHFAGVLAGAGARVVLAARRRDALEDACAQIRAAGGSAEAVSLDVTDPASVEAGFDAAAARFGPPDIILNNAGISGTRPALDMRPEEWASVIDTNLTGCFTVACAGARRLRDAQREGVIVNIASILGMRVAGMLAHYAAAKAGLVQLTSALALEWARHGIRVNALAPGYVETDLNRAFFATEPGQALIRRIPQRRLGQMSDLDLPLLALCAPGAGYVTGSVFAVDGGHLASSL; encoded by the coding sequence ATGACCTACACCATATCGCTGGAGGGCCGCACGGCCCTCGTCACCGGTGCCAGCGGCGGGCTGGGCCGGCACTTCGCCGGTGTGCTGGCCGGTGCCGGTGCCCGGGTGGTGCTGGCGGCCCGCAGGCGTGACGCGCTGGAGGACGCCTGCGCACAGATCCGCGCGGCCGGCGGCAGCGCGGAGGCCGTTTCCCTCGACGTGACGGACCCGGCCTCGGTGGAGGCGGGCTTCGACGCCGCCGCGGCCCGCTTCGGCCCGCCGGACATCATCCTCAACAACGCCGGCATCTCCGGAACCCGGCCCGCGCTGGACATGCGGCCGGAGGAATGGGCGTCGGTGATCGACACCAACCTCACCGGCTGCTTCACCGTGGCCTGCGCCGGTGCGCGCCGGCTGCGGGACGCGCAGCGCGAGGGGGTGATCGTGAACATCGCCTCCATCCTGGGGATGCGCGTGGCCGGGATGCTGGCGCATTACGCCGCCGCGAAGGCGGGGCTGGTCCAGCTCACCTCGGCGCTGGCGCTGGAATGGGCGCGCCACGGCATCCGGGTGAACGCGCTGGCGCCCGGCTACGTGGAGACCGACCTCAACCGCGCCTTCTTCGCAACCGAGCCCGGGCAGGCGCTCATCCGCCGCATTCCGCAGCGCCGCCTCGGGCAGATGTCCGATCTCGACCTGCCGCTGCTGGCGCTCTGCGCGCCTGGGGCGGGGTATGTCACCGGTTCGGTGTTCGCCGTGGACGGCGGGCATCTGGCCAGTTCGCTCTGA
- a CDS encoding GntP family permease, with protein MGLVGILLSLCLLMYLAYRGINVLILAPLLALLAALLSGGTPLLATYTQVFMAALGGYVIKYFPLFLLGAIFGKLMADSGSARAIAEWIVGRLGGQHAITAVVLSCGVLTYGGVSLFVVAFAVYPIANELCRRAEIPKRLIPAAIALGSFTFTMTALPGTPAIQNAIPMPYFGTTPFAAPVLGTLAGLIMFFGGTVWLNRRAAAAAARGEGYGAHKAVAADAPDEDATDTPPGFAVAIAPAVAVIVLNALFTYVVIPWMDTSYLSEARFGATDISALRGIWAIIAALLLSIVLLIALNRTRLPRLKDSINTGTMGSLLPVFNTASEVGYGATIAALPAFAVVRDAVLGVSSNPLVSVAVATNVLAGITGSASGGMSIALQTLGAQFMELAQAQGIDPGLMHRVAALSSGGFDALPHNGAVITLLAITGLNHKQSYGDIFVVAVLIPVLATILVILLGSLALF; from the coding sequence CTGGGGCTCGTCGGCATCCTGCTGTCATTGTGCCTGCTCATGTATCTCGCGTATCGCGGGATAAACGTGCTCATTCTCGCGCCGCTGCTGGCGCTGCTGGCGGCGCTGCTGAGCGGCGGAACACCGCTGCTCGCCACCTACACGCAGGTGTTCATGGCCGCGCTCGGCGGCTACGTGATCAAGTATTTCCCGCTGTTCCTGCTGGGCGCGATCTTCGGCAAGCTGATGGCCGACAGCGGCTCCGCCCGCGCCATCGCGGAGTGGATCGTGGGGCGGCTGGGCGGGCAGCATGCCATCACCGCGGTGGTGCTGAGCTGCGGCGTGCTCACCTATGGCGGCGTGTCGCTGTTCGTGGTGGCCTTCGCGGTCTACCCCATCGCGAACGAGCTGTGCCGGCGCGCGGAGATCCCCAAGCGGCTCATCCCGGCGGCCATCGCCCTGGGCTCCTTCACCTTCACCATGACCGCGCTGCCGGGCACCCCGGCGATCCAGAACGCCATCCCGATGCCCTATTTCGGCACCACGCCCTTCGCCGCGCCGGTGCTGGGCACGCTGGCGGGGCTGATCATGTTCTTCGGCGGCACGGTCTGGCTGAACCGCCGCGCCGCCGCGGCCGCCGCGCGGGGCGAGGGCTACGGCGCGCACAAGGCGGTGGCCGCCGACGCGCCGGACGAGGACGCGACCGACACCCCGCCCGGCTTCGCCGTGGCCATCGCGCCGGCGGTGGCGGTGATCGTTCTGAACGCGCTGTTCACCTATGTGGTGATCCCGTGGATGGACACCTCCTACCTCTCCGAGGCGCGCTTCGGGGCCACGGACATCTCCGCCCTGCGCGGCATCTGGGCGATCATCGCGGCGCTGCTGCTCTCCATCGTGCTGCTGATCGCGCTGAACCGCACCCGCCTGCCGCGCCTGAAGGACAGCATCAACACCGGCACCATGGGCTCGCTGCTGCCGGTGTTCAACACCGCCTCCGAGGTGGGCTACGGCGCCACGATCGCGGCCCTGCCGGCCTTTGCCGTGGTGCGCGACGCGGTGCTGGGCGTGTCCTCGAACCCGTTGGTCTCCGTGGCTGTGGCAACCAACGTGCTGGCCGGCATCACCGGCTCGGCCTCCGGCGGCATGTCCATCGCGTTGCAGACGCTGGGCGCGCAGTTCATGGAGCTGGCCCAGGCGCAGGGCATCGACCCGGGGCTGATGCACCGGGTGGCGGCGCTGTCCTCCGGCGGCTTCGACGCGCTGCCGCACAACGGCGCCGTCATCACCCTGCTGGCCATCACCGGCCTCAACCACAAGCAGTCCTACGGGGACATCTTCGTGGTCGCGGTGCTGATCCCGGTGCTCGCCACCATTCTGGTGATCCTGCTCGGCTCCCTCGCGCTCTTCTGA
- a CDS encoding NAD(P)H-dependent flavin oxidoreductase, with protein MSLPEQLRGRLRLPVVAAPMFLASGPDLVVETCRAGALGTFPALNQRSTEGYGDWLSEIAARLAEIAAAGGPAPAPFGVNLIAHRTNPRLAADLEMTVRHKVPVVITSLGAVPELVEAVHGYGGLVFHDVISLRHARKAAVAGVDGIIAVCAGAGGHAGRMSPFALSSEIRAFFDGTLLLAGALNTGAHVAAARAMGADLAYMGTRFIATREAMSPPAHKAMILAASASDVLYTDRISGVHANFLRDSILAAGLDPDALPAHEGLDMAADVKAWKTIWSAGEGVGGISDLPGAAALCARIGAEYRAALAGVLADP; from the coding sequence ATGTCCCTGCCTGAACAACTCCGGGGGCGGCTGCGCCTCCCCGTCGTCGCCGCGCCGATGTTCCTCGCCTCCGGGCCGGACCTCGTGGTGGAGACCTGCCGCGCCGGCGCGCTCGGCACCTTTCCGGCGCTGAACCAGCGCAGCACCGAGGGCTACGGCGACTGGCTGTCCGAGATCGCCGCCCGGCTGGCGGAGATCGCGGCGGCCGGCGGCCCCGCGCCCGCGCCCTTCGGCGTGAACCTGATCGCGCATCGCACCAATCCGCGCCTTGCCGCCGACCTGGAGATGACCGTGCGCCACAAGGTGCCGGTGGTCATCACCTCGCTCGGCGCGGTTCCCGAACTTGTGGAGGCGGTGCACGGCTACGGCGGGCTGGTGTTCCACGACGTGATCAGCCTGCGCCATGCCCGCAAGGCCGCGGTGGCGGGGGTGGACGGGATCATCGCCGTCTGCGCCGGGGCGGGCGGGCACGCCGGGCGGATGAGCCCCTTCGCGCTCAGCTCCGAGATCCGCGCCTTCTTCGACGGAACGCTGCTGCTGGCCGGGGCGCTCAACACCGGGGCGCACGTGGCCGCGGCGCGCGCCATGGGGGCGGATCTGGCCTACATGGGCACCCGGTTCATCGCCACGCGCGAGGCAATGTCGCCGCCCGCGCACAAGGCGATGATCCTCGCGGCCAGCGCCTCGGACGTGCTCTACACCGACCGGATCAGCGGCGTGCACGCCAATTTCCTGCGCGACAGCATCCTCGCCGCCGGGCTGGACCCGGACGCGCTGCCCGCGCACGAGGGGCTCGACATGGCCGCCGACGTGAAGGCCTGGAAGACCATCTGGTCCGCGGGCGAGGGCGTGGGCGGCATCTCCGACCTGCCCGGGGCCGCCGCCCTGTGCGCGCGCATCGGCGCGGAGTATCGCGCCGCCCTGGCCGGGGTGCTCGCGGATCCGTGA
- a CDS encoding phosphotransferase family protein has translation MEAWQAALEDWLAGQAGARAARITRMAKLSGGAIQQNWALDMRFEGGERPGDQALVLRTDAPSSVAESLGRAEEFALFRAAHAAGVTVPEPLWLDARGAVTGRPLFVMARAPGVAAGHLLVRAMAPGGAQGPEAGAALARSLGAELARIHSIRPPRAGLDFLGTPPEHPALAAVAEFRRWLDGHRAPHPVLEWGLRWLERTAPPPGPPVLCHNDFRTGNYMVEGARLTAVLDWEFAAWGDGMADIGWFCAPCWRFGAAAEAGGIAGREAFYAGYEAAGGRLERAGVRYWEVMATLRWAVIALQQAERHVSGGERSLELALTAHVLPALELDIMDMTGEDSDA, from the coding sequence ATGGAGGCGTGGCAAGCGGCGCTGGAGGACTGGCTGGCCGGGCAGGCCGGCGCGCGGGCGGCGCGGATCACCCGGATGGCGAAGCTCTCGGGCGGTGCGATCCAGCAGAACTGGGCGCTCGACATGCGCTTCGAGGGCGGCGAGAGGCCGGGAGACCAGGCGCTGGTGCTGCGCACGGACGCCCCTTCGAGCGTGGCCGAAAGCCTCGGTCGGGCGGAGGAATTCGCCCTGTTCCGCGCGGCGCACGCGGCCGGGGTGACGGTGCCGGAGCCGCTCTGGCTCGACGCGCGGGGCGCGGTGACGGGCCGGCCGCTCTTCGTGATGGCGCGGGCCCCGGGCGTGGCGGCGGGCCACCTGCTGGTGCGCGCGATGGCGCCCGGCGGGGCGCAGGGGCCGGAGGCCGGCGCGGCCCTGGCCCGGAGCCTGGGCGCGGAGCTGGCGCGCATCCATTCCATCCGCCCGCCGCGCGCCGGGCTCGACTTTCTCGGCACCCCGCCGGAGCACCCGGCCCTGGCGGCAGTGGCCGAGTTCCGCCGCTGGCTGGACGGACACCGCGCGCCGCACCCGGTGCTGGAATGGGGCCTGCGCTGGCTGGAGCGCACGGCCCCGCCGCCGGGGCCCCCGGTGCTGTGCCACAATGATTTCCGCACCGGAAACTACATGGTCGAGGGGGCCCGCCTCACCGCCGTGCTGGACTGGGAGTTTGCCGCCTGGGGCGACGGGATGGCCGATATCGGCTGGTTCTGCGCGCCCTGCTGGCGCTTCGGCGCCGCGGCGGAGGCCGGCGGCATCGCCGGGCGGGAGGCGTTCTACGCCGGTTACGAGGCCGCCGGCGGCAGGCTGGAGCGCGCCGGCGTGCGCTACTGGGAGGTGATGGCCACGCTCCGCTGGGCGGTGATCGCGCTGCAGCAGGCGGAGCGGCATGTCTCGGGCGGCGAGCGCAGCCTGGAGCTGGCCCTCACCGCGCATGTGCTGCCGGCGCTCGAACTCGACATCATGGACATGACGGGAGAGGACAGCGATGCGTGA